The window CAGGATGCAACAACATCTCTTTAACTGAACATTCAATAAAATCTGGCTCATAAAAATCATCAGCTGCTAAAAATGTGAAGAATTTACCATTAGCTATTTCTACACCTTTCTGAGCTGCCCCTGTCGCTCCCAAACGTTTGTCATTTTTATAAAAACGCAATCTTTTATCTTTTTTAGCATATTTTTGCAGTATTTCTTCGCTATTGTCTGTAGATTTATCGTCTATTACTATTACTTCAATATTAGAGTAAGTTTGATTTAATGCGCTCTCAATTGCTTGTTCAAGAAACTGACCATAGTTGTAATTTGTGATAATAATACTAACCAAAGGGTTATTAGTCATTTTTTAAAACCTCCTATATTATATTGTTTAATGCCTCTATTACATATTTTATCTTTTCTTCCTTTAGCTCAGGATAGATAGGCAAGCTTAAAATTTCTTTTGCTATTTTCTCTGCTACAGGAAAATTCTTCTTATTGCACCTCAAAAATGAATATGCAGGCTGTAAATGAATAGGTAAGGGATAATGAATCAAAGTTTCGATATTCTTGTTTTTAAGATAAGTTTCAATTAAATTGCGGTTTTTAGAAATTATTCTAACTACATAAAGATGATATACATGTTTTATATAAGGTGCTTCAAAGGGAGGAATAATACCTTTTATATTTTTAAGTAGATTAGTATAAGTGAAAGCAATCTTTCTTCTTTTTTCATTATTTGTATCCAGATCTTTTAATTTCACCAATAAAACTGCTGCTTGGAATTCTTCCATTCTAAAATTTCCACCTATAATATCATGTTGGTATTTTTTAGTGCTGCCATGGTTCCTTATTTTGTACATTTTTTCTGCTAGCTTATGATTATTAGTTACTATCGCACCTCCCTCTCCCCAAGCCCCTAGGTTTTTGCTTGGATAAAAACTAAAGCAACCTATGTGTCCAATAGTTCCAGCCTTTTTAGATTTATATTCTGCTCCATGTGCTTGACAAGCATCTTCTATTACCCACAATTTATATTTTTTTGCGATTTCTAATATAGGATCCATATCTGCACATTGTCCGTAAAGGTGAACAGGGATTATAGCCCTTGTGTGTGAAGTAATTTTTTCCTCTATTTTATTTGGATTAATGTTATATGTCCTTTCATCTATATCTACAAAAACTGGTTTTCCACCCAGGAGAGAAATTGCTTCAGCCGTAGCAATAAATGTATTTACAGGCAAGATTACCTCATCACCTGGTTTTAAACCAATGCTTAACAACGAAACAATTAAGGCACTTGTACCTGAATTTACAGCTATACAATGTCTAATTCCTAAATACTCTGCAAAGGTTTTCTCAAAAGCATGAACATATTTCCCACATATAAAGTTGCTTTGGGCGATAATGTCATCAAACAATATCTCTATTTGGGGATAATATTGTAGATTTAAATCTTTCAGATTTATAAATGGAATATTGGCGTTGCTTTTATACTCCTTTATAAATTGAAAAAAATCTTTAGGATGAATAGCTATATTAGAGTATCTTAAAAATTCTTTATTATTTGTCAAAACATAGGCTCCTATACTTCTTGCAGAGCTTTCTATAAAATAACTAGTAAAACCTATTTGAATTAATGGGTGTTTAAAATCTACATATGATGGTGTTTTTGCTATATAAAACTTAGATAAAAAATTGCATATATCTTTTAAGGACACCTCATTATTTTCCTGAGTTAAATGCTGAATAATAGGCAAGCTGGAAGAGCTAATATATCCTATTTTGTTTTTCCACAAAAAATTAAGTATCTTTGACATTTCGTACTGATTCTGCCGTTTAAGTAAATGATCCACAATTAAAGGGACATCTAATATAAATCTTAAAGTAGTGGCCATTATTCTGAATTTTCTGCACAGATATAAATTTCTGCGCAGTAATCTGGTAGCTCCTTACCTATTTTATATAATGCATCTATTAATTTTGGATTTTCTTTATACAACAAAAGCATTTTTGCATTTGGCAGTGGTTTTAAGAAAATACCCTCCCAAGCAAAAACATGATAACCTACTTCAATTAAAAGTTGTGTGACCTGAAATCGGTCATACACTTTAACATGACCAAATTTTTTATCCCTTTCACTCAATTCGTGTGGTTCTTTAATAAGTTTCATGTAAGTACCCAATCGGCGATGTAAAGAAAGAGCATTTGGCACTACAATATGTAATCTTCCTTTTTTCACTAAAGCTGTTCTTAATCTTTGCAATATTTTTTCTGGAGCTTCTATGTGTTCCATCCCTCTAAGCCAGATTATATCTGTGTATTTTTGGACAGGATAATTGAATTTTTCCCAAAGAGAAAGGTAGAAAGTAATGCAGTTATTATCTACCATCTGTTTGGCTTTTTCTATATTAACTTTTGACGCCTCTACTACATCTATACAAGATGCATAAGGCAAGAGTAATTTTGTTGAAAGTCCCGAAGTTCCCAGCTCTAAAAATATGTTTCCTTTGAAATAAAAAGAAATTACTTTTAAATTATAATTAAGTAACACAGAATCAAAATCTTCTTCAATTTTATAGATAGCTGCTATATTGTCTAATAAGACATTTTTTTCCATCTATTCACATTACCTTTTAACCACATATATTCTCTTTTGATACCCGAATATAGATCTACTTTAGGAAACCAATTAAACATTGTTTTTAACTTATAACTATCAAGACTCATAATTAACAACTCCCTTGGGATTCTTAGTCTGCCTTTAACATATTGTGAATATTCTCCCTCTCTTAATTGCTCATAAATTATATCAACATCCCTTTCTTCTAATTCTTTAATTATCTTTTGTACAAGGGTTGCTAACTCCTTTATACTTATAGGTATACCTGTACTTACATTTAAAATGAGATGTCCATGCCATTCCTTTTCAGTTAACAATAGATTAACATCAGCTACATCCTCCACATGGATAAAATCCCTTATGTTATTCCCTTCACCAAAGATTACTAATTTTTTACCCTCTAGTGCTCTTTTCAAAAAGATAGTCAATACACGTCCATACCATTCTCTTTCTCCATAAACGATAGAATATCTTAGACTTGCTATATTCAGTCCTTCGTACATAGCGTATATATCACAGTATTTTTCTACTGCTAATTTGCTTACTCCATATTCCCAATTAGGTTGAGGAATATCTTCTTCCTTCACTAAATACTTATTTAAATTTCCATAAACACATGCTGAACTAGCAAAGATTAGTTTTTTAATACCCAATTCCTTGGATGCTTTTAGTATATTTAGAGAACCTATAATATTAGTGCGTACATCTTTTTGTGGCTCTCCGATGGCTGTCATAATTTCAAGTTGAGCAGCTTGATGGTTAACTATATCGTGATTTGCCATAGATGTTTTTAATTTTTCATAGTCAAGAATGTCTCCCTTTATTATAGAAATTTTTGAGATTACATTACTTAAATTTTCTGGCAAACCTGTTGAGAAATTGTCATAAACAGTTACCATATAACCCTTTTCTACTAGTTTTTCTACTATCCAACTACCGATAAAACCTGCTCCTCCAGTAATAAACACCCTCACTCCATTCTCTCCACTTCTAAAAATTTTACTTTACATTCATGGGCAATCTCTTTGTCTTTCCAACTATCACCTATGTATAGTATCTTATGATTTGAATATACCTGTAAAATCTTTCTTAAACCTTCTGGATGTGGCTTAAAATTAGTTACATCTTCTTTAGCAATGATTAAGTCAAAAAAAGAAGTTATATTTAGTTGATTTAGGATTTTTATGATTGTTTTCTTCAAGTTATCGCTAATAATAATATGCTTTTTATCTGGCGTTTTTTTTATAACTTTTATGATTTTTTGATTTACTTTATATAGTGCGTTGTTCTCATATCTGCGAAGTAAAGTAAAAGCTTTGTCTTTAAAACCTTTGTCTATTAAGAAATACAAGATTCTATTTAAAGTGTTATCCTTCTCAGTATAACCAGCTCTAGTGGCGACATTCAGAAGTTCTTTTTTTAAATTATCCCAATTTACCTCTAACTCCACAAGTGTGCCATCAAAATCCCAGATAATTACATCAAAATTATTAGCTATTTTTAAAATGTCCATGGCGTATAAGCTTTATTTCCATTAACAAAAATTTCTTGCCAATACCTAACCATTTTTAAGTCATAATTTATAGCGATAGAACGTTTAATTTGCTCTATGGGAATACCACAAAACATATCTAGAATATACTCTATAGAATTTAATCCTGCCTCAATTGTAAAGGCATGTGTCCCTGCAAATCTTGGATTTATCTCAGTGAAAAAAATTTCCTCATTTTTTTTAATAAATCCCTGAATGTTATATGCCCCTGGTAAGCGTAAAGTAATAGAAATCTTCCTTATATAGTGTTTTATTTTCTCTGACAAAGGAGGTTTGATTATTTCTGATTTTATCGCTAGTCCTCCTTTAGTCTCAATCCTCTTTCTTACTATACACTCTATAAAAGACTTTCCATCTAATGAATTTAAGCAGTCTGCAGTAAATTCAAATCCATCAATATATTCTTGCACAAGCGGATGTTTTATTTTGGACATGTAGTATTCTAAATCTATGTGACTTTCTACCTTAAAGGCATTGATTGACGCTCGACCACCTATTCTTGGTTTTATAAAGAGAGGAAATTCTAGTTTATTAGGTAAGCTGTCTGGGAGAAAAGTCATAGGAGTAGGAATATTATGTTTTTTAAAAAAAGTATATGTCTTAAATTTATCGCTAGTAATTTCAATAGCCTTTGAAGGAGCAAGTAAAATATGTGTACCCATAATTCTAAATTGTTTTTTTGCTTGTGCCAGTTTTAAAAAACTAAGGTCAATAACCGGAAGGAATAAATCAATAGATTCAGTTTTACAAATATTAAAAAGTTCCTTGATAAATAAAGGCGAATCTGCAGGAGGAACTTGATAAAACTTATCAGAAAGAAAACGCCCTGTATTAAAACTATCCATATCAATAGTTACTATAAAAACACTGTATTTTTTCTGTTTATTTATTCCTTTTATAATAGAAAGTGCTGTAGCTGTACCACTACCATCTATCAATATTCTAAATTTCTCCAACCATTACCTCCCTTCCGTTGTTTCTAACACTTTTATCACATGCTTCTAATAATTTAACTACTTTCAGTCCTTCATATCCATCAACAACAGGCTGTTCACTGCCATATAAGGTATTCACCACATTTTCCACCATCTTTGCTAGAGGTTCATATTTATCAACCTTTGGACACCAAATATCACCTGTTAGATAAACAGGATGGAATGGCGAAACTTTGCTAACGTCTATTTCAATCCTTTTTTCATAAAATTTCACAGGTTCTACTTGATCAATATCATTATAAAGAATCATCCCTTTTTCGCCACCGATTATCATTTTTCTAATTTTTACAGGAGATAGCCAGCTTACATCAATATGAGCTATAAATTTATTGTCGTACTTTAAGACAATATGTGCTAAATCTTCACAATAAGGATGCTTATGTCTAGATGCCACAACTTGAACACTAACTGGTAAACACTCAAAAAGATAATTAAAAATAGAAAAATCATGTGGAGCCAAATCCCAGATAACAGTTACATCATTTTGCAATAAACCTAAATTCACTCTTTCAGAATCAACATACCATACCTTACCAAGTCGTCCGTTTTTTATTAACTCCTTAATTTTTCTTACTGGTGGACTAAATACAAAGGGATGGTCAATAAAAATTTTAAGATTTTTTTGATAAGAAAGCTCTAAGAGAGCTAATGCATCCCCTACCTTTGTTGTCATGGGTTTTTCTATTAAAACATTAATACCATTTTTTAAAAAATATTTAGCAATCTCAAAATGCGTGCTGGGAGAGGTAGCAATACAAACTAATTCCACTCCTTCTTTCAGAATTTCCCTATAATCTTTGGTGAGTTTTATATTGTGATAATTTTTGTTAATTTTTCTTAAATTTTTATCTAGCAAATCACATGCTATTACTACACTACATTTATCATTAGCACAAAAATTCCTAAGGAGATTCGGACCCCAATATCCTAATCCGATAATACCAATCTTTAACATTCCCTTACTTTAAAAACATTAATCAGAATTGCTCTGACACATAGGTCAGCAAAGATGGTGCCAAATATAGTATTATACTACTCCTACAAAACTTTTAGGCAATAATAAAATTTGTGCGGGGTAAAAAGCACAAATGGGCGTTTTTGGCACAAAAAATTAAAACTTTACAAAAAATTAACCTTTTTGTATTAATACTGAAAAATGCATATAGAAATAAATTTTAGTGCAGAAAAACCATTTATACTCCCTAAATCTCATAACCACATCTTGCAAGGTCTTGTTTATTCATTGCTTGACCCTATTTTACGAAGAAAACTTCATAAAGAAGGTTATAAATATGAAAAAAGGAAATTTAAACTTTTCACTTTTTCAAGACTTTTAGGGAAATTAAAAATTACAAAAGATGGTTTTGAATTCAAACCGCCTGTTAAATTAATCATCTCTTCACCAAAGGATGAGATATTGCAAAGTTTAGCAGAAGGACTTTTAAAAAAAGAAAGATTTTTCTTATATAAATCCGAAGTTTTTTTGGAATCAATCGCAGTATTAGAAAAACCTTCTTTTGATGGAAAAATTTTAATAAAAATGCTTTCTCCCATCACCGTATATAGTACTTTTAAAAAGCCTGATGGAAAAAAGAAAACATATTATTACTCACCTTTTGAAAGCGAATTTAATGAACTCATAAAAGAAAATTTAAGAAAAAAATATGAGCTTGTTTTTAATAAAAAACTCCCTTATTTTGAGTTTGAGATAAAACCAAAAAAAGTGAAATTATTTGATCAAAAAATAATTATTTATAAAGGAACAGTGATAAAGGCATGGATGGGGATTTATGAAATTAAAGGAAATCCTGAAATTATTCATCTTTCCTATGATACAGGCCTAGGTGCAAAGAATAGTCAGGGATTTGGCTGTTGGGAAAAACTGTGACTTGACTTATTAATTGTTTTACTTTAAAAAGTAAATCAAAAAAGAGTAAGACTTATGAAAGTAATAGCTAAAATAAGTAAAAAAGGACAAGTTGTCATACCTAAAAAAATAAGAAAATCTTTAGGTATTAAACCAGGAGATAATATAATTTTTCTTTTAACTGAAGAAGGTGTTTTACTTACCAAACAAAAGGAATCTCCCTTTGATAAATATTATGGTTTTTTAAACAAACCAGGAAGTTCTGATAAATTGATAAGAGAAATGCGGGGAAAGAGGGATGACCTTGGCGATTGACACTTGTATATTATTGGATATTCTTTTGCCTGACCCAAGGTTTGGTATATTTTCTAAAGAGCTTTTGAAAAAAGCAAGTACTGTGGGACGATTAATAATTTGCGACATAGTTTATGCTGAGCTTTCTCCTCAATTTAAAGAAAAGAAAGATCTTGATATCTTTTTTGAAGAAACAAATATAAAAATAAAACATTGTTCTTTAAATGTCTTATGGGAAGCAGGCAGAATTTGGAAGGAATATTTAAAAAGGGGTGGAAAAAGAAAAAATCGTATTTTGCCTGATTTTATTATCGGAGCTTTTGCTAAACTTAATGCTGATGCCTTTATTACACGAGATAAAAAATTTTATCAAAAATACTTCCATATAAAGTGTTTTGAATAATCCAAGTTGCCTTATTTTTGTTCTTAATTTAATTTTCTTTAAGCATTTTAATTAATCCCATCTTTATTTGTTCTTCATCCATGCGACTTGTAAGAAGCCAAAGCTTTTCTAATGGGTCAAGGACATAAATCCCCTCTTTTCTATGCTCAATCTTATCCTCTTTTTTAAGTGTTCCCAATGCCTTTTGGACTCTTGCTGCTGTCATCCCTATTTTTTTAAGAAAATCCTCTTTATAAGGCTTTTCTAATATTCCCTCCTCAGCTATTTTCCGAAATACTACCATTACATAAGGAGGAAGGTTTTTATTAACAGCTTCATAAAATGTACCTTCCTCTTTTATAATCTCTATTATTACTTCTAACCAAATTTCCTCTTCCTCTTTTTTGTTTTTAGGAAGGTTTTCTAAATAACAAAACCACAATCTATTAGCTACCTTAGCTACTGCATAGGGATGACCTTGAAATAATCTCCAAGTAGTATGCAAAATTCCTTCTGAAGGCACAATTGAAAGGGTCTTTTTAAATTCATTTTGAACAAATTCAATATAAGATTCACAAGGAAGTCCTTTTATTTCCTTAATAGTTGCACTTTTAAAAAATGGCTCACTTTCTTTTTGAAACATAAGTTTTAATATGCTTCTTCTTGAACCTAAGTAAAACGGAACAAAATCATAATCCCTCTTTTCAAATACTGCCCTCATCACTGCCTCAATCTCCCCATTAGCTGCAATCTTACGCACCTGTTGCAATTCATCAAAGACTAAAAGGACAGGGCTTGATAACAATTTAGGCAATTTTAAACAAGTATTTAGTGTTTCACGCAAAATAGCTTCTTTTTTAAAAGCCCTACTATTGAGACCAACCCCAAAAGAAGGCAAACTAGTTAAAGGGTCAACACCTATAGTAATAGTGGGCTTAATATGTTTGATAGTATTAAAAATCTTATTTTTAATAGATTTAAACTTTCTTATCTCTTGCCCAATAAAAAAGCAAAAATCTTCTATAGAATGCACATTCATAAGGTCTATTTTTAAAGTAAACCATCCCTCCTTTTTTAACCTACCCATCACCTGATTAAGAAGCGATGTCTTTCCATAACGCCTTAAACTAATAAGACAAACACTTTCAGAAGACTTCGCCCTATCTATTAACCATTTAATTTCAGACTCCCTATCACAAAAAGGTTCTCCATACTTAA is drawn from Candidatus Desulfofervidus auxilii and contains these coding sequences:
- a CDS encoding ATP-grasp domain-containing protein — protein: MEKFRILIDGSGTATALSIIKGINKQKKYSVFIVTIDMDSFNTGRFLSDKFYQVPPADSPLFIKELFNICKTESIDLFLPVIDLSFLKLAQAKKQFRIMGTHILLAPSKAIEITSDKFKTYTFFKKHNIPTPMTFLPDSLPNKLEFPLFIKPRIGGRASINAFKVESHIDLEYYMSKIKHPLVQEYIDGFEFTADCLNSLDGKSFIECIVRKRIETKGGLAIKSEIIKPPLSEKIKHYIRKISITLRLPGAYNIQGFIKKNEEIFFTEINPRFAGTHAFTIEAGLNSIEYILDMFCGIPIEQIKRSIAINYDLKMVRYWQEIFVNGNKAYTPWTF
- a CDS encoding DegT/DnrJ/EryC1/StrS family aminotransferase; its protein translation is MSLKDICNFLSKFYIAKTPSYVDFKHPLIQIGFTSYFIESSARSIGAYVLTNNKEFLRYSNIAIHPKDFFQFIKEYKSNANIPFINLKDLNLQYYPQIEILFDDIIAQSNFICGKYVHAFEKTFAEYLGIRHCIAVNSGTSALIVSLLSIGLKPGDEVILPVNTFIATAEAISLLGGKPVFVDIDERTYNINPNKIEEKITSHTRAIIPVHLYGQCADMDPILEIAKKYKLWVIEDACQAHGAEYKSKKAGTIGHIGCFSFYPSKNLGAWGEGGAIVTNNHKLAEKMYKIRNHGSTKKYQHDIIGGNFRMEEFQAAVLLVKLKDLDTNNEKRRKIAFTYTNLLKNIKGIIPPFEAPYIKHVYHLYVVRIISKNRNLIETYLKNKNIETLIHYPLPIHLQPAYSFLRCNKKNFPVAEKIAKEILSLPIYPELKEEKIKYVIEALNNII
- a CDS encoding PIN domain-containing protein — its product is MTLAIDTCILLDILLPDPRFGIFSKELLKKASTVGRLIICDIVYAELSPQFKEKKDLDIFFEETNIKIKHCSLNVLWEAGRIWKEYLKRGGKRKNRILPDFIIGAFAKLNADAFITRDKKFYQKYFHIKCFE
- a CDS encoding NAD-dependent epimerase/dehydratase family protein, producing the protein MRVFITGGAGFIGSWIVEKLVEKGYMVTVYDNFSTGLPENLSNVISKISIIKGDILDYEKLKTSMANHDIVNHQAAQLEIMTAIGEPQKDVRTNIIGSLNILKASKELGIKKLIFASSACVYGNLNKYLVKEEDIPQPNWEYGVSKLAVEKYCDIYAMYEGLNIASLRYSIVYGEREWYGRVLTIFLKRALEGKKLVIFGEGNNIRDFIHVEDVADVNLLLTEKEWHGHLILNVSTGIPISIKELATLVQKIIKELEERDVDIIYEQLREGEYSQYVKGRLRIPRELLIMSLDSYKLKTMFNWFPKVDLYSGIKREYMWLKGNVNRWKKMSY
- a CDS encoding ATP-binding protein; amino-acid sequence: KYGEPFCDRESEIKWLIDRAKSSESVCLISLRRYGKTSLLNQVMGRLKKEGWFTLKIDLMNVHSIEDFCFFIGQEIRKFKSIKNKIFNTIKHIKPTITIGVDPLTSLPSFGVGLNSRAFKKEAILRETLNTCLKLPKLLSSPVLLVFDELQQVRKIAANGEIEAVMRAVFEKRDYDFVPFYLGSRRSILKLMFQKESEPFFKSATIKEIKGLPCESYIEFVQNEFKKTLSIVPSEGILHTTWRLFQGHPYAVAKVANRLWFCYLENLPKNKKEEEEIWLEVIIEIIKEEGTFYEAVNKNLPPYVMVVFRKIAEEGILEKPYKEDFLKKIGMTAARVQKALGTLKKEDKIEHRKEGIYVLDPLEKLWLLTSRMDEEQIKMGLIKMLKEN
- a CDS encoding glycosyltransferase — translated: MTNNPLVSIIITNYNYGQFLEQAIESALNQTYSNIEVIVIDDKSTDNSEEILQKYAKKDKRLRFYKNDKRLGATGAAQKGVEIANGKFFTFLAADDFYEPDFIECSVKEMLLHP
- a CDS encoding Gfo/Idh/MocA family oxidoreductase, giving the protein MLKIGIIGLGYWGPNLLRNFCANDKCSVVIACDLLDKNLRKINKNYHNIKLTKDYREILKEGVELVCIATSPSTHFEIAKYFLKNGINVLIEKPMTTKVGDALALLELSYQKNLKIFIDHPFVFSPPVRKIKELIKNGRLGKVWYVDSERVNLGLLQNDVTVIWDLAPHDFSIFNYLFECLPVSVQVVASRHKHPYCEDLAHIVLKYDNKFIAHIDVSWLSPVKIRKMIIGGEKGMILYNDIDQVEPVKFYEKRIEIDVSKVSPFHPVYLTGDIWCPKVDKYEPLAKMVENVVNTLYGSEQPVVDGYEGLKVVKLLEACDKSVRNNGREVMVGEI
- a CDS encoding AbrB/MazE/SpoVT family DNA-binding domain-containing protein, with the translated sequence MKVIAKISKKGQVVIPKKIRKSLGIKPGDNIIFLLTEEGVLLTKQKESPFDKYYGFLNKPGSSDKLIREMRGKRDDLGD
- a CDS encoding class I SAM-dependent methyltransferase, which translates into the protein MEKNVLLDNIAAIYKIEEDFDSVLLNYNLKVISFYFKGNIFLELGTSGLSTKLLLPYASCIDVVEASKVNIEKAKQMVDNNCITFYLSLWEKFNYPVQKYTDIIWLRGMEHIEAPEKILQRLRTALVKKGRLHIVVPNALSLHRRLGTYMKLIKEPHELSERDKKFGHVKVYDRFQVTQLLIEVGYHVFAWEGIFLKPLPNAKMLLLYKENPKLIDALYKIGKELPDYCAEIYICAENSE
- the cas6 gene encoding CRISPR-associated endoribonuclease Cas6 — encoded protein: MHIEINFSAEKPFILPKSHNHILQGLVYSLLDPILRRKLHKEGYKYEKRKFKLFTFSRLLGKLKITKDGFEFKPPVKLIISSPKDEILQSLAEGLLKKERFFLYKSEVFLESIAVLEKPSFDGKILIKMLSPITVYSTFKKPDGKKKTYYYSPFESEFNELIKENLRKKYELVFNKKLPYFEFEIKPKKVKLFDQKIIIYKGTVIKAWMGIYEIKGNPEIIHLSYDTGLGAKNSQGFGCWEKL
- a CDS encoding HAD family hydrolase — protein: MDILKIANNFDVIIWDFDGTLVELEVNWDNLKKELLNVATRAGYTEKDNTLNRILYFLIDKGFKDKAFTLLRRYENNALYKVNQKIIKVIKKTPDKKHIIISDNLKKTIIKILNQLNITSFFDLIIAKEDVTNFKPHPEGLRKILQVYSNHKILYIGDSWKDKEIAHECKVKFLEVERME